A DNA window from Actinomadura coerulea contains the following coding sequences:
- a CDS encoding threonine aldolase family protein produces the protein MIDLRSDVMTLPTEGMLRAMTSAPLGDEQVREDPTVLALEDELTGLLGQEAALFVPSATMANQIALLCQVRRGQEIVGERNSHMFRYEAGGPAFLAGAVVTGLPGEAGVFTGDQVREIAQVRDSEHRPRTALAVVEDTHNVSGGRAWPLAALDDLHDTCDELGLAVHIDGARLFNAAVALDVPPDRITARARTVAVCFSKGLGCPAGAALVGRSDALAPARRVRQMLGGSLRQAGVLAGAARYALQHNVARLADDHANARVLATLLAEGGLPIDPAGVDTNFVFLDLASLGLDREDARDRLRSHGVLWSNAHHPTVLRAVTHLGHSEADLRTAAARTVEALSKEP, from the coding sequence ATGATCGATCTTCGCTCCGACGTGATGACGCTGCCCACCGAGGGCATGCTGCGCGCGATGACCTCCGCCCCGCTCGGCGACGAGCAGGTGCGCGAGGACCCGACCGTCCTCGCACTGGAGGACGAGCTGACCGGGCTGCTCGGTCAGGAGGCGGCGCTGTTCGTCCCCTCGGCCACGATGGCCAACCAGATCGCGCTGCTGTGCCAGGTGCGGCGCGGCCAGGAGATCGTCGGAGAGCGGAACAGCCACATGTTCCGCTACGAGGCGGGCGGCCCCGCGTTCCTCGCCGGCGCGGTCGTCACCGGCCTGCCGGGCGAGGCCGGGGTGTTCACCGGAGACCAGGTCCGCGAGATCGCCCAGGTCCGGGACTCCGAGCACCGGCCCCGGACGGCGCTCGCCGTCGTGGAGGACACCCACAACGTCTCCGGCGGGCGGGCCTGGCCGCTCGCCGCCCTGGACGACCTCCACGACACCTGCGACGAACTCGGCCTCGCCGTCCACATCGACGGGGCGCGCCTCTTCAACGCCGCCGTCGCGCTGGACGTCCCGCCCGACCGGATCACCGCGCGGGCGCGGACCGTCGCCGTCTGCTTCTCCAAGGGCCTCGGCTGCCCCGCCGGCGCGGCCCTCGTCGGACGCTCCGACGCGCTGGCCCCGGCCCGGCGCGTCCGCCAGATGCTCGGCGGGTCGCTCCGCCAGGCCGGCGTCCTGGCGGGCGCCGCCCGGTACGCGCTCCAGCACAACGTCGCACGGCTGGCCGACGACCACGCCAACGCCCGCGTCCTCGCCACCCTCCTCGCCGAGGGCGGCCTGCCGATCGACCCCGCCGGCGTCGACACCAACTTCGTCTTCCTCGATCTGGCTTCGCTCGGGCTCGACCGCGAGGACGCCCGGGACCGCCTGCGCTCCCACGGTGTGCTGTGGTCCAACGCCCACCACCCCACCGTCCTGCGCGCCGTCACCCATCTCGGCCACTCCGAAGCGGACCTCCGCACCGCCGCGGCCCGGACCGTCGAGGCTCTGTCGAAGGAGCCGTGA
- a CDS encoding bis-aminopropyl spermidine synthase family protein codes for MVDGGVPDGPPVAADMDPRRIHTALSLLADRRWRTLGELVRETGAPRRSVESLLAGLSLEHSGGDRFRLTPDQGAEIAESLRTGYRPLDPADPVAHLLPEYAAVVERVAGLIERAPRARHVLDHVSATPETVVRRALLLGARFWLPGTRLLCVGDHDLTSLAVGLVHPGVQTTVVDVDERILAYIDACAAELGLDVRTRWADLRLGLPASAVEYADLAVTDPPYTPEGVGLFVARAVQGLRDQGQGRVLLAYGASDRTPALALKVQQALQELNLVSEAVYPDFNGYFGAEAIGSRADLYVLRPTGKSLPAAGARADRFATAIYTQGPQAVEARTAVRASPDDVADLRPDVLVGDWPKQVLPQAPRVRLTTWLAKPYAARVRRAAVTLPPGLEGALVRVLLATRAEQVRVFLPDPPGDLADEAASLAGVYELTRRGSAVEAVRTPSGTSDRAQRIVRAIMDRAHGKVANVWRDALIDAHPGLTKRQARTVVADAAPWARDATPLELPLHRLRDLPAAVRASLDLATTASAG; via the coding sequence GTGGTCGATGGGGGAGTGCCGGACGGGCCGCCGGTCGCGGCGGACATGGATCCCCGGCGGATCCACACCGCGCTGAGCCTGCTGGCGGACCGGCGCTGGCGGACGCTCGGCGAGCTGGTCCGGGAGACGGGCGCGCCGCGGCGTTCGGTGGAGTCGCTGCTGGCCGGGCTGTCGCTGGAGCACTCCGGCGGCGACCGGTTCCGCCTCACCCCCGACCAGGGCGCCGAGATCGCCGAGTCCCTGCGCACCGGGTACCGTCCGCTCGACCCGGCCGACCCCGTGGCGCACCTGCTGCCGGAGTACGCCGCCGTGGTGGAGCGCGTGGCCGGGCTGATCGAGCGGGCTCCGCGGGCGCGGCACGTCCTGGACCATGTGTCGGCCACACCGGAGACGGTCGTGCGGCGGGCGCTGCTGCTGGGGGCTCGGTTCTGGCTGCCGGGCACGCGCCTGCTGTGCGTGGGGGACCACGACCTGACCTCGCTCGCCGTCGGGCTGGTCCATCCGGGCGTGCAGACCACCGTCGTCGACGTCGACGAGCGGATCCTGGCCTACATCGACGCATGCGCCGCCGAACTGGGGCTGGACGTGCGCACCCGCTGGGCTGATCTGAGGCTGGGGCTGCCGGCGTCGGCCGTCGAGTACGCGGATCTGGCGGTGACCGATCCGCCGTACACGCCGGAGGGCGTCGGTCTGTTCGTGGCCCGGGCGGTGCAGGGGCTGCGAGACCAGGGGCAAGGGCGCGTCCTGCTGGCCTACGGGGCGAGCGACCGCACCCCGGCGCTCGCGCTGAAGGTCCAGCAGGCGCTGCAGGAGCTGAACCTGGTGAGCGAGGCCGTCTACCCGGACTTCAACGGCTACTTCGGCGCGGAGGCGATCGGTTCGCGCGCCGACCTTTACGTCCTGCGGCCGACCGGGAAGAGCCTGCCCGCCGCCGGGGCCCGCGCCGACCGGTTCGCCACCGCCATCTACACCCAGGGCCCCCAGGCCGTCGAAGCCCGGACGGCCGTGCGGGCGTCGCCCGACGACGTCGCCGACCTGCGGCCGGACGTCCTGGTCGGGGACTGGCCCAAGCAGGTGCTTCCGCAGGCGCCGCGGGTGCGGCTGACGACCTGGCTGGCCAAGCCGTACGCCGCGCGGGTGCGGCGCGCGGCCGTCACGCTGCCCCCGGGGCTGGAGGGGGCGCTGGTCCGGGTGCTGCTGGCCACGCGCGCCGAGCAGGTGCGGGTGTTCCTCCCCGACCCTCCCGGCGACCTCGCGGACGAGGCCGCGTCGCTCGCGGGCGTGTACGAGCTGACCCGCCGCGGCTCGGCCGTCGAGGCGGTGCGCACCCCGTCCGGCACCTCCGACCGGGCGCAGCGGATCGTGCGCGCCATCATGGACCGGGCTCACGGGAAGGTCGCCAACGTGTGGCGCGACGCCCTGATCGACGCGCACCCCGGCCTGACCAAGCGGCAGGCCCGCACGGTCGTGGCCGACGCCGCCCCGTGGGCGCGGGACGCCACCCCGCTCGAACTGCCGCTCCACCGCCTGCGTGACCTGCCCGCCGCCGTCCGCGCCTCCCTGGACCTCGCCACCACGGCATCGGCCGGCTAG
- a CDS encoding cobalamin-independent methionine synthase II family protein: MPLPTEPIGSIPRPPELLTAPPSELAAAQDHAVRETLRRLEELGSPVVTDGEQSKPSFATYPIAGLPDLAPDGAVIPFADGHQRQLPRLTAGPFRYTGHAVDYLRAAQRHATAPVKQAVIAPSALSLLYPADGIDGYPREMFLDDLVDEAEADIRSCLDAGAHVVQLDFTDGRLSLKLDPSGGVLDAFIALNNRVLERFSADERARIGVHVCPGGDLDSTHSLDVDYAGLLPKLFQLRAGNFYLQLASEPDPDRILAIVAGHLPADARVFVGVVDPIDPRVETPEQIRDRVLAAARHIPVDRLGTCDDCGFSPFADDTSTSRDTAFAKIAARVEGTALAAAQLGV, translated from the coding sequence ATGCCCCTCCCCACAGAGCCCATCGGCAGCATCCCGCGTCCCCCGGAACTGCTCACCGCCCCGCCGTCCGAGCTGGCCGCCGCCCAGGACCACGCCGTGCGCGAGACCCTCCGCCGGCTGGAGGAGCTCGGCTCACCGGTGGTGACCGACGGTGAGCAGTCCAAGCCGAGTTTCGCCACCTACCCGATCGCGGGCCTGCCCGACCTGGCCCCCGACGGCGCGGTGATCCCGTTCGCCGACGGGCACCAGCGGCAGCTGCCGCGGCTGACGGCGGGCCCGTTCCGCTACACCGGCCACGCCGTCGACTACCTGCGCGCCGCGCAGCGCCACGCGACCGCGCCGGTCAAGCAGGCCGTGATCGCCCCATCGGCGCTGAGCCTGCTGTACCCGGCCGACGGCATCGACGGCTACCCGCGCGAGATGTTCCTGGACGACCTGGTCGACGAGGCCGAGGCCGACATCCGCTCCTGCCTGGACGCGGGCGCCCACGTGGTGCAGCTCGACTTCACCGACGGCCGGCTCTCTCTCAAGCTCGACCCGAGCGGCGGCGTGCTGGACGCCTTCATCGCGCTCAACAACCGGGTCCTGGAGCGCTTCTCCGCCGACGAGCGCGCCCGGATCGGCGTGCACGTGTGCCCGGGCGGCGACCTCGACTCCACCCACAGCCTCGACGTCGACTACGCGGGGCTGCTGCCCAAGCTCTTCCAGCTCAGGGCCGGCAACTTCTACCTCCAGCTGGCCAGCGAGCCCGACCCCGACCGGATCCTGGCCATCGTCGCCGGCCACCTGCCCGCGGACGCCCGCGTCTTCGTCGGCGTCGTCGACCCCATCGACCCCCGCGTCGAGACGCCCGAGCAGATCCGCGACCGCGTCCTCGCCGCCGCCCGCCACATCCCCGTCGACCGCCTCGGCACCTGCGACGACTGCGGCTTCTCCCCGTTCGCCGACGACACCTCCACGTCCCGCGACACGGCGTTCGCCAAGATCGCCGCCCGCGTGGAGGGCACGGCCCTGGCCGCCGCCCAACTGGGCGTCTGA
- a CDS encoding C40 family peptidase — MKGKHDKRSRVLRPGPWATVTLTGLAVFGATAAMPTTLQHASTETVAAVQTVPQQQAAPRQAAPQDQVRAQAEVLKEFKPQAKATPSAKAEPRKPAAEPKSDARSKVVARARTWHPHTGQRVPYSQTSTHNGYRTDCSGYVSMALGLPKPGTNTVGLTSSRYTERIEMSELKKGDLVMDALGSNTTRHVVIFEKWADKEHSSYWAYEQRGRYGTDHRTLDYGLSSGDEYKAYRPTSLK; from the coding sequence TTGAAAGGCAAGCACGACAAGCGGTCGCGTGTCCTCCGGCCAGGCCCCTGGGCCACCGTCACGCTGACGGGTCTCGCCGTCTTCGGCGCGACGGCGGCCATGCCGACGACCTTGCAGCACGCGTCCACCGAGACGGTCGCCGCCGTCCAGACCGTCCCGCAGCAGCAGGCCGCGCCGCGGCAGGCGGCACCGCAGGACCAGGTCAGAGCACAGGCCGAGGTCCTGAAGGAGTTCAAGCCCCAGGCGAAGGCCACGCCCTCGGCGAAGGCCGAGCCCCGGAAGCCGGCAGCCGAGCCGAAGTCGGACGCGCGGTCCAAGGTCGTCGCCCGGGCCAGGACCTGGCATCCGCACACCGGCCAGCGGGTCCCCTACAGCCAGACCAGCACGCACAACGGCTACCGCACCGACTGTTCGGGCTACGTCTCCATGGCGCTGGGACTGCCCAAGCCCGGGACCAACACCGTCGGCCTCACCTCGTCGCGGTACACCGAGCGCATCGAGATGTCCGAGTTGAAGAAGGGCGACCTCGTCATGGACGCCCTCGGCAGCAACACCACCCGGCACGTCGTCATCTTCGAGAAGTGGGCCGACAAGGAGCACTCGTCGTACTGGGCCTACGAGCAGCGCGGCCGGTACGGTACCGACCACCGGACGCTCGACTACGGGCTGTCCTCGGGCGACGAGTACAAGGCGTACCGGCCGACCTCCCTCAAGTAG
- the hpnH gene encoding adenosyl-hopene transferase HpnH, translating into MSMPLRQSLRIGGHILRNKLRGREKFPLIVELEPLFACNLACAGCGKIQHPHDVLKKRMPVEQALAAIEECGAPMVSIAGGEPLMHPQIDELVHELVRRKKFVFLCTNALLIPKKIDKFAPSPYFAWAVHIDGLRERHDASVCKEGVFDDAVAAVRECRRRGFRVTTNTTIFNTDTPQTVIDVMNYLNDDLGVDEMMISPGYAYDKAPDQDHFLGVQETRELFRKAFGDGNRKRWRFNHSPLFLDFLEGKVDFPCTAWAIPSYSLFGWQRPCYLMSDGYAQTYQQLLDETDWDSYGRGRDSRCANCMAHCGYEPTAVFSTLGSLKESLRAVRSV; encoded by the coding sequence ATGAGCATGCCGCTCCGCCAGAGCCTTCGCATCGGGGGCCACATCCTCCGCAACAAGCTGCGCGGCAGGGAGAAGTTCCCCCTCATCGTCGAGTTGGAGCCCCTGTTCGCCTGCAACCTCGCCTGCGCCGGCTGCGGGAAGATCCAGCACCCGCACGACGTGCTGAAGAAGCGCATGCCGGTCGAGCAGGCCCTCGCCGCCATCGAGGAGTGCGGCGCGCCGATGGTCTCCATAGCGGGCGGCGAGCCGCTCATGCACCCGCAGATCGACGAGCTGGTGCACGAGCTCGTCCGGCGCAAGAAGTTCGTCTTCCTGTGCACGAACGCGCTGCTGATCCCCAAGAAGATCGACAAGTTCGCGCCGTCGCCGTACTTCGCGTGGGCGGTGCACATCGACGGGCTGCGGGAACGCCACGACGCGTCCGTCTGCAAGGAGGGTGTCTTCGACGACGCCGTCGCCGCCGTCAGGGAATGCCGGCGGCGGGGATTCCGCGTCACCACCAACACGACCATCTTCAACACGGACACGCCGCAGACCGTCATCGACGTCATGAACTACCTCAACGACGACCTCGGGGTCGACGAGATGATGATCTCGCCGGGCTACGCCTACGACAAGGCGCCCGACCAGGACCACTTCCTCGGCGTCCAGGAGACGCGGGAGCTGTTCCGCAAGGCGTTCGGGGACGGCAACCGCAAGCGGTGGCGCTTCAACCACTCGCCCCTGTTCCTGGACTTCCTGGAGGGCAAGGTCGACTTTCCCTGCACGGCCTGGGCGATCCCGTCCTACTCCCTCTTCGGCTGGCAGCGTCCCTGCTACCTGATGTCGGACGGCTACGCGCAGACCTACCAGCAACTCCTGGACGAGACCGACTGGGACTCCTACGGAAGGGGACGCGACTCCCGCTGCGCCAACTGCATGGCCCACTGCGGCTACGAACCCACGGCCGTCTTCTCGACCCTCGGTTCTCTCAAGGAGTCCTTGCGGGCCGTCCGCTCGGTCTGA
- the shc gene encoding squalene--hopene cyclase, translating to MTTTDVSGLTGAAAVAAEAARDRLIGLQSPGGWWKAELETNVTMDAEDLLLRQFLGIRSDADTKDAARWIRSRQRDDGTWANFHGGPADLSTTIEAYVALRFAGDPVDAGHMRRAAAYVREAGGIEGSRVFTRFWLALFGQWSWDHLPVMPPELMFLPSRVPLNVYDWACWARQTIVPLTVLGSLRPVRALPFDLPELRCGVMPAKDARGWGAAFGALDRVLHVYERRPVRPLRRAALRRAADWIIARQEADGCWGGIQPPWVYSLMALHELGYGLGHPVIRRGLDGLERFTIRDGKGRRIEACQSPVWDTVLAMNALADAGAAADHPALLRAAEWVVGEEVRGPGDWAVKRPDVPPGGWAFEFDNDVYPDTDDTAEAILALRRAAFPAAEEPIRRAVRWLEGMASRDGGFGAFDADNTRELCTKLPFCDFGAVIDPPSADVTAHVVEALSKEGLAESAVVRRGVVWLLRAQEADGSWFGRWGANHVYGTGSVVPALVAAGVRPGKPAIRRAVVWLEDHQNPDGGWGEDLRSYDDPAWIGRGESTPSQTAWALLALLAAGERTPAVDAGVRWLVDHQRPDGNWDEDQFTGTGFPGDFYINYHLYRLVFPLSALGRYLDGAA from the coding sequence ATGACCACCACCGACGTGTCCGGACTCACCGGCGCGGCCGCCGTCGCCGCCGAGGCCGCCCGCGACCGCCTCATCGGCCTGCAGTCGCCCGGGGGCTGGTGGAAGGCCGAGCTGGAGACCAACGTCACCATGGACGCCGAGGACCTGCTGCTCCGCCAGTTCCTCGGCATCCGCTCCGACGCCGACACCAAGGACGCGGCGCGCTGGATCCGCTCCCGGCAGCGCGACGACGGCACCTGGGCGAACTTTCACGGCGGCCCCGCCGACCTGTCCACGACGATCGAGGCGTACGTCGCGCTGAGGTTCGCCGGTGACCCGGTGGACGCCGGGCACATGCGCAGGGCCGCCGCGTACGTGCGCGAGGCGGGCGGGATCGAGGGCAGCCGCGTCTTCACCCGCTTCTGGCTGGCGCTGTTCGGCCAGTGGTCCTGGGACCACCTGCCCGTCATGCCGCCCGAGCTGATGTTCCTGCCGAGCCGCGTCCCGCTGAACGTCTACGACTGGGCGTGCTGGGCGCGGCAGACGATCGTCCCGCTGACGGTCCTCGGGTCGCTGCGCCCGGTCCGGGCGCTGCCGTTCGACCTGCCCGAACTGCGCTGCGGCGTGATGCCGGCCAAGGACGCCCGCGGCTGGGGGGCGGCGTTCGGCGCCCTCGACCGCGTCCTGCACGTGTACGAGCGGCGGCCGGTGCGCCCGCTGCGCCGCGCGGCGCTGCGCCGGGCCGCCGACTGGATCATCGCCAGGCAGGAGGCCGACGGCTGCTGGGGCGGCATCCAGCCGCCGTGGGTGTACTCGCTGATGGCGCTGCACGAGCTCGGCTACGGCCTCGGCCATCCGGTCATCAGGCGCGGTCTGGACGGCCTCGAACGCTTCACGATCCGCGACGGGAAGGGACGCCGGATCGAGGCGTGCCAGTCACCTGTCTGGGACACGGTGCTCGCCATGAACGCGCTCGCCGACGCGGGCGCGGCCGCCGACCACCCCGCCCTGCTGCGGGCGGCCGAATGGGTCGTCGGCGAGGAGGTCCGGGGGCCGGGGGACTGGGCGGTGAAGCGGCCGGACGTCCCGCCGGGCGGCTGGGCGTTCGAGTTCGACAACGACGTCTACCCCGACACCGACGACACCGCCGAGGCCATCCTGGCGCTGCGCAGGGCCGCCTTCCCGGCGGCGGAGGAGCCGATCAGGCGGGCGGTCCGCTGGCTGGAGGGGATGGCGTCGCGCGACGGCGGCTTCGGAGCCTTCGACGCCGACAACACCCGCGAGCTGTGCACCAAGCTGCCGTTCTGCGACTTCGGCGCCGTCATCGACCCGCCGTCCGCCGACGTCACCGCCCATGTCGTCGAGGCGCTGTCGAAGGAGGGCCTCGCGGAGTCGGCCGTGGTCAGGCGCGGCGTCGTTTGGCTCCTCAGGGCGCAGGAGGCGGACGGCTCATGGTTCGGGCGGTGGGGGGCGAACCACGTCTACGGGACGGGCAGCGTGGTGCCCGCGCTCGTCGCGGCCGGGGTCCGTCCCGGCAAGCCCGCGATCCGTCGCGCCGTGGTCTGGCTGGAGGACCACCAGAACCCCGACGGCGGCTGGGGCGAGGACCTGCGCTCCTACGACGACCCCGCGTGGATCGGGCGGGGCGAGTCCACCCCGTCGCAGACGGCCTGGGCGCTGCTGGCGCTGCTCGCCGCAGGCGAGCGCACCCCGGCCGTGGACGCGGGCGTGCGGTGGCTCGTCGACCACCAGCGCCCGGACGGCAACTGGGACGAGGACCAGTTCACCGGCACCGGCTTCCCCGGCGACTTCTACATCAACTACCACCTGTACCGCCTGGTCTTCCCGTTGAGCGCCCTCGGCCGCTACCTGGACGGCGCGGCATGA
- a CDS encoding polyprenyl synthetase family protein, protein MTVPTSITSGRALVDRAMRASAERLDPWTRRVVAYHLGWTDENGEPAAAGGKALRPALALLSARAAGASEETALPGAVAVEFVHAFSLLHDDIMDGDRTRRHRPAAWTVFGPSAAILGGDALMALSENLLLERRTRGAHWAARALTAATQRLIAGQALDIGFEQRDDVALDECLAMAADKTGALLACACSIGAMLAEGPARLVTHLTGFGAEMGLAFQLVDDLLGIWGSPDATGKPVLADLRARKKSLPVVYALNAGRPESRRLAALYAAPGPPSGDALREMARLVEAAGGRDWASAEADRRVAAAGRHLGDSGMDGAVAAEFRDIALFVTSRDH, encoded by the coding sequence ATGACCGTTCCTACCTCGATCACCAGCGGGCGCGCCCTGGTCGACCGGGCCATGCGCGCGTCCGCGGAGCGGCTCGACCCGTGGACCCGCCGCGTCGTCGCCTACCACCTCGGGTGGACCGACGAGAACGGCGAGCCCGCCGCCGCGGGCGGCAAGGCGCTGCGCCCCGCGCTGGCGCTGCTGTCCGCGCGTGCCGCCGGCGCGTCCGAGGAGACGGCGCTGCCCGGCGCCGTCGCCGTCGAGTTCGTGCACGCGTTCTCGCTGCTGCACGACGACATCATGGACGGCGACCGGACCCGCCGGCACCGTCCCGCCGCGTGGACGGTGTTCGGCCCGTCCGCCGCCATCCTCGGCGGCGACGCGCTGATGGCGCTGTCGGAGAACCTGCTCCTGGAGCGGCGGACGCGCGGCGCCCACTGGGCGGCGCGCGCGCTGACCGCCGCGACGCAGCGCCTCATCGCGGGCCAGGCGCTCGACATCGGGTTCGAGCAGCGCGACGACGTGGCCCTCGACGAGTGCCTGGCGATGGCGGCGGACAAGACGGGCGCGCTGCTCGCCTGCGCCTGCTCGATCGGGGCGATGCTGGCCGAGGGCCCCGCCCGGCTCGTCACGCACCTGACCGGCTTCGGCGCCGAGATGGGCCTGGCGTTCCAGCTCGTCGACGACCTGCTCGGCATCTGGGGCAGCCCGGACGCGACCGGCAAGCCCGTCCTGGCCGACCTGCGGGCGCGCAAGAAGTCGCTGCCGGTGGTGTACGCGCTGAACGCCGGGCGCCCCGAGTCGCGGCGGCTCGCCGCGCTGTACGCCGCCCCCGGGCCGCCGTCCGGGGACGCGCTGCGGGAGATGGCCCGTCTCGTCGAGGCGGCGGGCGGGCGCGACTGGGCCTCCGCCGAGGCCGACCGCCGCGTCGCCGCCGCCGGGCGCCACCTCGGCGACTCGGGCATGGACGGCGCCGTGGCCGCCGAGTTCCGCGACATCGCGCTGTTCGTCACCTCCCGCGACCACTGA
- the hpnE gene encoding hydroxysqualene dehydroxylase HpnE → MSARDGGPPEVAIVGGGLAGVTTALALQETGIRATIYEARPRLGGATHSFPRDGLTVDNGQHIFLRCCSAYRGLLARLDALDRVRVQDRFDVRVLTPDGRAGRLRRAKAPGPLHLLPALAGYRLLPTSDRLRAAGASLALDRLDPADPSHERISMCTWLAEHGQGPWAREALWELFVMAALNARLDGAALGPAAFVCRTALLGRPDAADIGVPTVPLGDLHGTLPAARIERDGGRIHLNAKVTAIDAGPKLVVNGSPVGADAVVVAVPHRAAAALVPEEAAPGRAGWGGLGSSPIVNVHVVYDRPVLRVDGTDLPFAAAVGSPVQWVFDRTEVSGLTGGGQYLAVSVSAADRWIDTPTAGLRAVYLAELERLFPAARRARVTDFFVTRERHATFRQSPGSDALRPASATRLPWLFLAGAWTDTGWPDTMEGAVRSGLTAARLVRRHLHRTAPDGGSGR, encoded by the coding sequence GTGAGCGCCCGCGACGGCGGCCCGCCGGAGGTCGCGATCGTCGGCGGCGGGCTCGCCGGGGTCACCACCGCGCTGGCGCTCCAGGAGACGGGGATACGCGCGACGATCTACGAGGCGCGCCCCCGGCTCGGCGGCGCCACCCACTCGTTCCCGCGGGACGGCCTGACGGTCGACAACGGGCAGCACATCTTCCTCAGGTGCTGCTCGGCGTACCGGGGGCTGCTCGCCCGGCTGGACGCGCTGGACCGCGTCCGCGTCCAGGACCGCTTCGACGTCCGCGTCCTGACCCCGGACGGCCGCGCCGGACGGCTCCGCCGTGCGAAGGCCCCGGGGCCGCTGCACCTGCTGCCCGCGCTCGCCGGGTACAGGCTGCTCCCGACGTCGGACCGGCTGCGGGCGGCCGGCGCGTCGCTGGCGCTCGACCGGCTCGACCCGGCCGACCCGTCGCACGAGCGGATCAGCATGTGCACCTGGCTCGCCGAGCACGGGCAGGGGCCCTGGGCGCGCGAGGCGCTCTGGGAGCTGTTCGTCATGGCCGCGCTCAACGCCCGCCTGGACGGCGCCGCGCTCGGCCCCGCCGCGTTCGTGTGCCGGACCGCGCTCCTCGGACGCCCGGACGCCGCCGACATCGGCGTGCCCACCGTCCCGCTCGGCGACCTGCACGGCACGCTCCCGGCCGCCAGGATCGAGCGGGACGGCGGCCGGATCCATCTGAACGCGAAGGTGACGGCGATCGACGCCGGTCCGAAGCTCGTCGTGAACGGCTCCCCGGTCGGCGCCGACGCCGTCGTCGTCGCCGTGCCCCACCGGGCGGCGGCCGCGCTCGTCCCCGAGGAGGCGGCCCCCGGCCGGGCGGGCTGGGGCGGCCTCGGCTCAAGCCCGATCGTCAACGTCCACGTCGTCTACGACCGGCCCGTCCTGCGGGTGGACGGCACGGACCTGCCGTTCGCGGCGGCGGTCGGCTCGCCCGTCCAGTGGGTGTTCGACCGCACCGAGGTGAGCGGCCTCACCGGCGGCGGCCAGTACCTGGCGGTCTCGGTCTCGGCGGCGGACCGCTGGATCGACACGCCCACCGCCGGGCTGCGCGCGGTCTACCTCGCCGAGCTGGAGCGGCTGTTCCCCGCCGCCCGGCGCGCCCGCGTCACCGACTTCTTCGTGACACGGGAGCGGCACGCGACGTTCCGCCAGAGCCCCGGCAGCGACGCGCTGCGTCCCGCGTCCGCGACCCGGCTGCCGTGGCTGTTCCTCGCCGGCGCGTGGACGGACACGGGCTGGCCCGACACGATGGAGGGAGCCGTGCGCAGCGGCCTCACCGCGGCCCGCCTCGTCCGCCGCCACCTGCACCGGACGGCCCCGGACGGGGGGAGCGGCCGATGA